The sequence below is a genomic window from Sorangiineae bacterium MSr12523.
GGCTTCCGCGGAGGCGATGGCCGAGGCGCTCGAGGCGAGCATTGAGACGATGCTGGAGGCCGACGACAGCCTATCGATCGAGTCCGTGCTTCCGAATGAGGCGATGGACATAACTGCGCGCGAGTCCCGCCGTTTCGGCTACAGCCGTGACGTTACCACCGTGGTGCGCGAGCGCGGAGGTGACGTAGGTGCGCTCGAGATGGTCGATCCAGGCATCGCGGATCTCCTTGAAGGGGCGCGCGACGTCGACGGGGGGAAATGCGTCGCCTGAGGTCGATGCCGGGCTCGTAGCTCTGGGTGCGGAGGCGGCGCTGATGGCCAGGGCCTCCTCCGTGCCGAGGGTGATGGCGCGCTCGACGAAGCTGCGCAACTCGCGCACGTTGCCGGGCCACGCGCGGGCGGAGAGCTCGGTCATCGGGATGTCGAGCGGCGGGGCTCCGCGGGCGCGCAGCATCTCCTGGACGATGAGGGGAATGTCCTCGCGACGCTCGCGGAGCGGCGGGATCGCGATAGGGAGGACGTTGAGTCGGAAGAAGAGGTCCTCGCGGAAGGTGCCTTCGTTGACCATGCTCGCGAGGTTGCGGTGCGTGGCGGTGAGAAAGCGCGCCCGGATGGGGCGGTAGTTGGTCTCGCCGATGCGGCGGAACGTGTGGCTCTCGAGGGCGCGAAGGAGCTTGGGCTGCACGTCGAGCGGGAGTTCGCCGACCTCGTCGAGGAAGATGGTGCCCTCGGCGGCGACTTCCACCGCACCGAGGTGCGTGGAGACGGCGCCGGTGAAGGCGCCTTTGGCGTGGCCGAAAAGCTCCGACTCGAGCAGGTTGCCCGGCATCGCGCCGCAGTCGACGACGACGAAGGGGCGCTTGGCGCGGGCGGAGGCTTCGTGGATGGCGCGCGCGACGAGCTCTTTGCCGGTGCCGGTCTCGCCGTGGATGAGGGCGACCGCATCGGAGTTGGCCACGCGCACGAGGCGGTGAAAGAGCTCGCGCATCTTGGCGCTGCCGCCGAGCAAGGGGCCGAAGCGATCCGTGGGCCAGAGCGGGCGAGCCTCGTGATCGACGTCGATGGCGATGCGGGTGTGCCCGAGAACGACGGTGCCGCCGGCGGGCACGCGGGCGAGTCCGACGCGGACGCCCTCGACGAAGGTGCCATTGCGGCTTCCGAGATCGCGCACCCAGACGCCGTCGGCCTCGAGCTCGAGTTGGGCGTGGACCCTCGACACGAGCGGATCGGTGAGGCGAAGGGTGGCGCCGGCACCGCTGCCGATGACGAGGGTGCTCTCGAGCTTGACGGGCGGCTCGGACGAGCCGGCGACCCGCGCGTGCGCCGTGGCGAACAACTCGGAGGTTCGGCCTTGGTATTCGATGGTGGGATCGTCGGACACGCTGGGCTTTACGATAGACGAAGTCTCAGTGGTTTCCGAGCTTGGCCGCGAGAGCCTCTTCCGCTCGCGTAAGCTCGCTGGTGGCATCGATGACGATCCGCGTCTTTTTCGGCGCCGGCGCGGTGTGCGCCATCGGGCGATGCGGCGGCGGTGGCTTGGGTGCGGGTGCGGCCGATGGGACTTCCGGCGGTGGCGGTTCGGGGGCGGACGCCGGTATCGGGATCGGGGTCGGTGGTGGTGGCGGTGGCGGTGGTGGTGGAGCGGGCGGCGGCGGCGCTGGAGCCGTCGTCGCCGGCGGTGGGGTGGGAATCGATGGGGGCTGCTCGAGGTACCACGCGGAGAATCCGAGCACGGTGCCGGCGAGGCAGAGGATGGGCGTGATGAAACGCGCCCACGCGATCTCCCGTTTTGGCGGCTCGACCAAGGGCATGGGAGCTTGGGGAGGCTGCGGCGGTTGCGGCGCAGACTCCGCAAGCGCGGGCGGCGTCAGGACGATGGTCGGCTCCTGGTCGGTGACGATGGTCGGGTCGTCGCCGTAGTACGCGACCACGGTCGGATCGTCGTCGTAGAAGATCAAAGGGTTCGCTTGCACGTCGATGCGAACAGCAACTCGGGTGCCATGTAGGCGCGCCGTCTTTTGCGAGAAAGAAGAGCGTGCACCGTCCTCGCGAGAGCTCGCCCGTCCACTCGAGTGCACACTTCGCGCGGGCGAAACGCCGCAAAATGCGGGCGCGCGGCGTTGGCCAACGTCGTGCATTGGCCCACACGGCATGAGACCGAAGACGTGGTACGCCGCGCTTCTCACCGCGTTCTCGATGGCGCAGACCGCGCCCGTGCACGCGCAGGACGGCTACGCGCTGACGTTGCCCGGAGCCTTGGCGCTGGCCCGCACCCGCGGGGCCGAAATCCAGGCTGCACGGGCCCGCGCACGCGCCGCCGATGCCAGCGCCGATGCCGCCCTCGCCGGCTACCTCCCGAGCCTCTCGGGCCAAGGCTCCCTCGGTCAAACATGGTCGCGCACCGCCTCGCCCACGCCGACGCCGCCAGGCCCGGACGTCATCTACCGCGGCCAACACCGGCAACTCGATGCCTCCGCGGCCCTGCGCTGGACGGCCTTCGACTTCTGGCAGACGCCCAGCCTCGTCGGCGCAGCGCGCAGCGATGCCCGCGCCTCGTTCCAGCAGGTCAAGGCCGCGGCCAACGAGACTGCCCGCCTCGTGGCCAGCGCCTTTCTCACCGCCGCCTACGACGACTTGCTCGTGGAGAACGCCAAGACCACCACCCGCGTCCGCGAACGCCACGCCGCCATCACCCACGGGCTCGTCGCATCGGGCATCCGCCCATCCGTCGAGGAAGCGCGCGCCCGCGTCGAGCTCGAACTGGCGCGCCTCGAAACCATCGACGCCGAACGCCAGGCCGCGCAAGACAAAGTCCGCCTGGCCACCTTCCTCTTGATCCCGCCCACGACCCCCTTCGAGCTGGTGCGGCCGCAGGTCCTGCCTGCCGTCTCCCAGCAGCCCCGGGAGGCCGCGGCGCAAGCGGTCACCCGGCGCCCGGAGGTCGGAGCCTCCGCCGAGCAGGTCCACGCGCGCGAATCGTCCCTGCTGGCCGCGAAGGTCGCGCGCTTGCCCACCATCGGCGCCGCGCTCGATGCGTCGCACCGCGCGCAGTTGGGCGAGTCCGACCCGACGCCGATCTACACCAAGGAGACGTACCTCACCGCGCAGGTCACGGTGAGCGTGCCCCTGTTCGATTGGCGCGTCTGGGGCCAGGTGCCCGTGGCGCGTGGACAACTCGATGCCGCCCAAGCCGAGCGCGATGCCACGGTGGCGCGCGTTCGCGGGGAGGCGGCGGAAGCCGCGTACGGCGTTCAGGCCGCGCACCTGGTGCTCGAGCAATCCAAGTCCACCCGGGAGCTCGCGGGCGCCACCCTCGCCGTGATGGAGGCGCGCTACCAAGCGGGCCTGGTCACCTCGACGGATCTCTTCGACGCCGCCGCACGCGATGCCGAGGCACGGCGAGGCCTGATCCGCGCGGAGCTCGGGGTCGCTCTCGCCGTGGTGCAGGCTCTGGCCACGACCTACCGCATGGGGGAGCTCGAGCGATGACCCCGCGGGAAGGCGACGTTCTGCGCCTCGAGACCTCCTGGACCACGTGGTCCTTCCGCGTGGTGCTCGCCGCCGCCGTGGCCACCGTGATTGGCATCGCCATCTTCGATGTCACGGAATACGCGCGCGGTCCGGCCATCGTTCGCGTGGAGGGGCGACGGCCGCTCGTGACCACGGTGGCCGGCGTCGTCGAAACGGTGCACGTGCAACCCGGCCAGCGCGTGGAAAAGGACCAGGCCCTCGTCACCCTTTCCGCGCCCATGGAGGAAGCGGAATACCGACGAGCCAATACCGAATTTCGACTCAGCCTCGCCGCGCTTTTGCGCGATCCTGGCGATCAAGCCCTCAAATCGAGTTTGGCCTCGCTCAAGCCCAAACGCGACAACGCCGCACAGATCGCCAATGCGCGCATCGTGCGCGCACCCCACGCGGGCATCATCACCGATGTGCGCGTCCGCCCGGGGCAATACTTGACCGCGAACGAAGTCGTCGCGGGCGTTGCCCCCACCGGCGCCCGCGCCTCGCTCGTATGCCTTTTACCGGGTGAATACCGACCGCGATTGAAGGCCGGACAACGACTTCGTTTTTCGCTCGAGGGCTACAAATTCGAATACCGCACCGTGGAGGTGGAATCCGTCGGCGAAGAAGTCGTGGGCCCCACCGAGATGCGCCGCTACCTGGGCCAAGAGCTCGGCGACACCATCGCGCTGCAAGGCCCCACGGTACTCGTCAAGGCGCGGCTTCCCGCGCGCACCTTCACCGCCGATGGCCAGACCTACGCCTACGTCGAGGGCCTCATCGGCCGCGCCGACGTGGCCATTCGCAAAGAGCCCATTATCGTCGTTTTGATTCCTGCATTGAAATCATTGACCCATCGTCCCCCCTAGCCATCAAATCCCCCGTGCCCGTGCCCGTGCCCGTGCCCGCCAGCCCCCATCGCGGAAAGAATCCGACGTACGCCAACCCTTGCTATACTGGCGCATCGTGAGGACCTTCGCCTTCGCCGCTTTGCTCTCCGTGCCCGTCGCGTTGGCGATGCAAGCCTGTTCCAGCGACGACGAGAACCCCCCGGCCATCAGCCCGCAGCCCGATGCCGGGCCCGACGTGGCCGTCGATGCACCGGTCATGCGCACGACCGGTCTGCCGCAGACGTGCCAGCGCGGCGAGCGCGTGAGGGAGATCCCGGCCACCTGCAATGGCTCGACGGCTTTGTGTTCGCGCACCTACGATCGCGTGGCCGTGCCGATGACCCACAATGCCTATTCACTCGTCTCGGGCCATTTCAGCCCGCCCAATCAGACGGAGGGCATTGCCAATCAACTCGAGGACGGTATTCGCGGCATGATGCTCGATACTGCGTATTTCGATCCCATCGAGAAACAGGACAGCACGGAGCGCATCGTCGATCTGTCGCTTCCGGATCAGACCTTTCTCTGCCATGGATTCTGCTCCTTCGCCCAGACACGGCTGCTCGACGAGCTTTGCACCATTACGAAGTTCCTCGATGCGCATCCGGGGGAGGTCGTCAGCATCATTTTCGAGAACCGCATCGCCGACGCCGATACGGCGGCGATGCTGCAAGCGAGCGGGCTCGCCGATTACGTGTACACGCACGAATCGACGACCGCGCCGTGGCCGACCCTCGGCGACATGATTGCGAGCGGCAAGCGCGCCGTCATCTTCCTCGAGCAAAACGGAGGGACGCCCGCGTACTTGCATCCAGCGTGGACCAATGTTTGGGATACGCCGTATTCGTTTGCCAGCACGACGGACTTCTCGTGCCGTCTCAATCGGGGGGCGACGACGAATCCGCTCTTTCTGGTGAACCACTGGCTCAGCCCGCCCAAGCCGGAAAACGGCGACCAGGTGAATGTCGAAAGCGTGCTCGGAAAGCGCGTCGAACAGTGCACCCAAGAGGCGGGGCGCGTGCCCACCTTCGTCGGTGTCGATTGGTACGATAAAGGCAATCTCTTCGACGTCGTCCGCAAGGCCAACGGCCTTTAGGCGAGCCGGCCGCGCGCGATGCAATAGCCCGTGAGGCCAATCGGTACGGTGAGCGCGATCCAGCTGGTCCACTCGCCGAAGCCGAGAAGTGCGGTGAGCAAGCCGATGGCCGTGAGCGCGGCCAAGACGCTGGGGACGGCGAAGGCGCGGGCGAAGCTTTTCGGCGGGGAGCTCATTCCGTGGGCTCCTCGGACATGGCCCGGAGGCGCGCAATCCAGAGGTAAATGCCGCTGCCCAGGACCACGATGGTGAGCACGTCGAGCAGCGCCCAGAGCACCTTGAGCGGCAAGCCGCCGTAGTCGCCGAAGTGCAGAGGGCGCGAAACTTCGAGCGCCCGCAGGTACCAGGGGAAGCGCCGCGCCGTGGCCAGCTTTCCCGTGTCGGCTTCCACCAGCACCGGCGTGAACATGCGCGCGGTGAGCAAGCTCGAACCGTGCATCCAAATGAAATAGTGCCGCGGGCTTCCGAAACGCGATTCGGGAAAGCCCACGCTGGTGGGCGTCATGTCCGGAAGCGCGGCGCGCGCGGTGGCCACGGCATCATCGACCGAGCTTCGCGTCGCGGGAAGCGGCTTGCCTTTGTACGGGGCCAGCAGCGCGGGCACGGTCATCTGGTTCCAGATGCCGAAAAACGGAGCTTCCAGCGTGTTGATGAACCCCGTCGCCCCAACGACGAGCGCCCAGGCCAAGGTGGTGCTCCCCACCAGGTTGTGAACATCGAGCCAACGGATCCGCGCCGCGCGCGCTTTGCGTACGATGCCAAAACCGATGCGCCGGGCCATGGGGCCGTAGACGACCACGCCCGAAACGATGGAGGCGAGAAACGCCAGGGACATGATGCCCAGGAACAAATCGCCGACGATGCCGGTGCACAAGCTCTTGTGCAGCTTCCAAATGAAGTCCGTGAGGCCGCCCTCGGCCGGCGCCGAACCCAGCACCTGGCCGGTGCGGTCGTCGAAAAAGACGCGCTGCACCTTGGACAGCGGCGAGTCGAACTCCTCCCCCACCCCAAGGCCAATGAGGTGCGGCCGATCGGGATCCCAAAAGACGAACTGCACGTGCTTCGCGGGGTATAGGCTTTTTCCTTGCGCGATGATGGAATCGACGGGCTTCACGGGCATGCCCTCGGGCGGCTCCGCCAATTGGGGCGCATAGGGCCGCGCTTGGAGAGCTGCGTCGATCTCGTCGCGGAAGACGAGGGGCAGGCCGGTGATGCACAGCACCAGCATGAACGCCGTGCACACGACGCTCGTCCACGTGTGCACGAGCCTCCAGCGCTGGAGGCTCGCCTTTTGGGACGCCGATCCCGATACCAGTGTCATCGGTGCGGCTTATTTCACTTTGACGAATGCGCGGCTGAACCCCGCAATGGAGAACGCGGGCGCCACTGTGCCGTCGGCCTTGATCTCGTAGCCCTTGGACTGGGTGAATTCCTTGTTGGGCGTCAGCAAAAAGGTACGGCCGTCGAGACGGAACGTCGTCTGCTGCGCACCCAGCCGGCCAATCCCCGCAATGGGCTTCGCCTCACCGGTATCGAGATTGTACGACCACGACTCCCAATTTGCGCCGGAGACCAATTGGAACGCCGACGGTGTTTTGATATCCGGAAATGCCTCTTCGTGGAGGGCCGCAAAAATGGCCGTGCGGCCGCCGGCATAACTGAGCTGCGCTCCCTCGTGACCTCCGGTGAGATCGCGGAATTTCGGCGCCCAGTTCGGGTCGAGCGTGTCGCTGTTCGGCGGCAGACGCAGCATGCAGCTCGGCGGCTTGCCGTTCTGTAATGTGCCGGGCACGTTGTAAAACCAATTGCTGAAATAGGCGGTGCCGCCGCCGTCGGTGAAGGCAAGCCCGCCGAGGGCCGGGCAGCGCGTCTCGGACGTGATGGAAAGCAGCTTGTCCGTGTCGGTGTCGTAGACGGCGAACAATTGTTCGTCGGAGAAGTTGTACGGCTGCACCAGCAGGTTCGACCAATAGAAGAAGCGGTAAAGGCGATTGCCGCGGGCGATGCCCGAGGAGGCTTTCACGTCGAGGAATCCCTCGCGCTTCAGATTGGGTGTGCTGATCACGGCGCCGAGCTGCATGGTCGAGGGATTCCACGCGACCTGCGTGCCGTCCGTTCCAATGATGTACGCCTTCGTGGGGCTGATGAACGTGTTGACCGTCACGTCCACGGATACGGCTTGCACGCCGAAATTGGCAAAGCTGAGGGCGGGGACGCTCGTATCCAATTGGAGCCGTTGGTTCGCGTCGAGGATGTAGCGCTCGATCTCCGGGCGATCGCCGCGCGACACGTAGAGGTAACCATTGTAGGCGGCAATGTTGGCCTGGCCGCCGAACTCGCGCCCCTGCTTGGTGTCGATGGTGGGCACGTCGGGCGAGGCGACCGACGTCAGGTAGGTGGTGCCCTGCGGGGCGCCCGGGCTGAATACGATGATGGCCATCGCATAGGGCCCGGTCCCGAGCTCATTGTCGTTGGTATCGCTGCTGCAGCCCAATCCGGCGAGCGCCAAGCCGCCGAGAATCCAATTTACCCATTTCGACATAACGCGTCCTTCGGTTTGGTAAGCA
It includes:
- a CDS encoding TolC family protein; the encoded protein is MRPKTWYAALLTAFSMAQTAPVHAQDGYALTLPGALALARTRGAEIQAARARARAADASADAALAGYLPSLSGQGSLGQTWSRTASPTPTPPGPDVIYRGQHRQLDASAALRWTAFDFWQTPSLVGAARSDARASFQQVKAAANETARLVASAFLTAAYDDLLVENAKTTTRVRERHAAITHGLVASGIRPSVEEARARVELELARLETIDAERQAAQDKVRLATFLLIPPTTPFELVRPQVLPAVSQQPREAAAQAVTRRPEVGASAEQVHARESSLLAAKVARLPTIGAALDASHRAQLGESDPTPIYTKETYLTAQVTVSVPLFDWRVWGQVPVARGQLDAAQAERDATVARVRGEAAEAAYGVQAAHLVLEQSKSTRELAGATLAVMEARYQAGLVTSTDLFDAAARDAEARRGLIRAELGVALAVVQALATTYRMGELER
- a CDS encoding HlyD family efflux transporter periplasmic adaptor subunit — its product is MTPREGDVLRLETSWTTWSFRVVLAAAVATVIGIAIFDVTEYARGPAIVRVEGRRPLVTTVAGVVETVHVQPGQRVEKDQALVTLSAPMEEAEYRRANTEFRLSLAALLRDPGDQALKSSLASLKPKRDNAAQIANARIVRAPHAGIITDVRVRPGQYLTANEVVAGVAPTGARASLVCLLPGEYRPRLKAGQRLRFSLEGYKFEYRTVEVESVGEEVVGPTEMRRYLGQELGDTIALQGPTVLVKARLPARTFTADGQTYAYVEGLIGRADVAIRKEPIIVVLIPALKSLTHRPP
- a CDS encoding PepSY domain-containing protein produces the protein MTLVSGSASQKASLQRWRLVHTWTSVVCTAFMLVLCITGLPLVFRDEIDAALQARPYAPQLAEPPEGMPVKPVDSIIAQGKSLYPAKHVQFVFWDPDRPHLIGLGVGEEFDSPLSKVQRVFFDDRTGQVLGSAPAEGGLTDFIWKLHKSLCTGIVGDLFLGIMSLAFLASIVSGVVVYGPMARRIGFGIVRKARAARIRWLDVHNLVGSTTLAWALVVGATGFINTLEAPFFGIWNQMTVPALLAPYKGKPLPATRSSVDDAVATARAALPDMTPTSVGFPESRFGSPRHYFIWMHGSSLLTARMFTPVLVEADTGKLATARRFPWYLRALEVSRPLHFGDYGGLPLKVLWALLDVLTIVVLGSGIYLWIARLRAMSEEPTE